One genomic region from Pyxicephalus adspersus chromosome 1, UCB_Pads_2.0, whole genome shotgun sequence encodes:
- the SLITRK6 gene encoding SLIT and NTRK-like protein 6, which yields MILTVLVGLLVITSATSTTSDSIVTGSCEDLCLCDERDGSLFVNCEDKGITQLSEIKVPQSQHLELNLLKNDLYKLHANDFLGFSNLISLHLGFNNILEIEPGAFNDLRMLKKLHINQNSLETLKENTFLGLENLEFLQADNNFITTIEANTFSKLNRLKVLILNDNAISFLPANIFRFVPLTHLDLRGNQLQTLPYVGLLEHIGRISELQLEDNNWNCNCELLQLKIWLENMPQQLSIGDVICYNPPDLKGAILRKLKKEMFCITTPSSDLEEPSVPLSLLGTSSIIDGRIPTKLTLLPKIPTRETSVFPKASTVSPGITCPIPCHCSSTGFSGILINCQEQNIESMSDLKPPPVNPRKLILAGNIIHRIYKNDFGECETLEMLHLGNNQIENIEELSFQKLTKLQKLYLNGNHLRSLNPEIFMGLMTIEYLYLEYNAIKEIIPGTFSVMPNLKALYLNNNFLKTLPENVFSGVPLTKLNLKSNQFVTIPVSKVLDDLSLLMQIEIQDNPWDCTCSLLGLKNWIQNHKTLVVSEVVCHSPRELAKIELKSLEKADLCPELINNPVSPTQSFNILTPPITAANQVDNILKSLSDYIPLSVLILGLLILLITAVLCSAGIIVLVLHRRRRYKKKQENGQIRESSPVHIQYSMYGHKTTHHTTERPASIISEQRMANPMVQVYQTPPFTPKHLEKTEDIELNDPKRICRGLLEKENNSQHGDANIKLRASDPTAEFLSFQDASYLYRNLIEKEREIQQLGIAEYLRKSMVHLQPDIEVHYPRTREEVKLMETLMYTRPRKVLVEQTKNEYFELKANLHAEPDYLEVLEQQT from the coding sequence ATGATCTTAACAGTCCTGGTTGGTTTACTTGTGATCACTTCAGCAACATCTACTACATCTGATTCTATTGTGACCGGATCATGTGAAGATTTATGCTTGTGTGATGAAAGAGATGGTTCCTTATTTGTGAATTGTGAAGACAAAGGCATCACACAATTGTCAGAAATCAAAGTACCCCAGTCACAACATTTAGAGCTTAACctgttaaaaaatgatttatataaattacatgCAAATGATTTTTTGGGTTTCAGCAATTTAATTTCGTTACACCTTGGATTTAATAACATTCTGGAAATTGAACCGGGAGCATTTAATGATCTACGCATGCTAAAGAAACTTCATATTAATCAAAACTCACTGGAGACACTcaaagaaaatacttttcttgGACTTGAAAATCTGGAATTTCTCCAAGCAGACAATAACTTTATTACCACCATTGAAGCGAATACATTCAGCAAGCTAAATAGACTGAAAGTTCTAATCCTAAATGATAATGCCATTAGCTTTTTACCAGCAAACATTTTTCGCTTTGTACCTTTGACGCATTTGGACTTAAGAGGAAATCAATTACAAACTCTTCCTTATGTTGGATTGTTAGAGCACATTGGAAGAATATCAGAACTTCAGTTGGAGGACAATAATTGGAATTGTAACTGTGAATTGTTACAGCTAAAAATCTGGCTGGAAAATATGCCTCAGCAGTTATCAATAGGCGATGTCATTTGTTATAATCCTCCAGACCTGAAAGGTGCTATTCTgcgaaaattaaaaaaagagatgttCTGTATTACAACACCTAGTAGTGATCTTGAGGAACCCTCAGTACCATTATCACTATTAGGTACATCCTCTATTATTGATGGTCGGATACCAACAAAGTTAACTCTGCTTCCAAAGATTCCAACTAGAGAGACCTCTGTATTCCCAAAGGCTTCAACTGTATCGCCTGGAATTACCTGCCCTATTCCATGCCATTGTTCCAGCACTGGTTTCTCTGGCATTTTGATTAATTGTCAAGAACAGAATATTGAAAGCATGTCTGACCTCAAACCACCTCCTGTAAATCCAAGAAAACTTATTTTGGCTGGAAATATTATTCACAGaatctataaaaatgattttggtgAATGTGAAACATTGGAAATGCTTCATTTAGGCAACAAtcaaattgaaaatattgaaGAACTGTCTTTTCAGAAGCTAACTAAATTACAGAAGTTGTACTTGAATGGAAATCATCTGAGAAGCTTAAACCCAGAGATATTTATGGGTCTGATGACAATTGAGTACTTATATTTGGAATACAATGCTATTAAGGAAATTATACCTGGAACATTTTCTGTAATGCCAAATTTGAAGGCCCTCTACCtgaataacaattttttaaaaacattaccagaaaatgtattttccggGGTCCCGTTAACAAAGCTCAATCTGAAATCTAACCAGTTTGTTACCATTCCAGTGAGTAAAGTTTTGGATGATCTGAGCTTGCTGATGCAAATTGAAATTCAAGATAATCCATGGGATTGCACATGCAGTTTACTTGGATTAAAAAATTGGATCCAAAACCATAAAACACTTGTTGTCAGTGAGGTCGTATGCCATTCCCCCAGAGAGCTGGCAAAAATTGAACTGAAATCTCTTGAAAAGGCAGATTTGTGCCCTGAATTAATAAATAATCCAGTTTCCCCTACTCAAAGTTTCAACATTCTTACTCCACCTATCACTGCTGCAAATCAAgttgataatattttaaaatcactgtCTGATTATATACCCCTTTCTGTTTTAATCCTTGGTCTTCTAATTCTTTTAATAACAGCTGTACTTTGCTCTGCTGGAATAATCGTTCTTGTTTTGCATAGAAGACGACGTtataaaaagaaacaggaaaatgGGCAAATAAGAGAATCCAGCCCTGTTCACATTCAGTATAGTATGTATGGCCATAAAACAACTCACCACACAACAGAAAGACCAGCATCGATTATTTCCGAACAACGAATGGCAAATCCTATGGTTCAGGTATATCAAACTCCTCCATTCACTcccaaacatttagaaaaaacagaAGATATAGAGCTTAATGATCCAAAAAGAATTTGCAGGGGGctgttggaaaaagaaaataattcacaGCACGGTGATGCAAATATAAAACTAAGAGCCAGTGATCCAACAGCAGAATTTTTATCCTTCCAAGATGCAAGTTACCTTTATAGGAACCTAAttgaaaaggaaagagaaatccAACAACTTGGGATTGCTGAGTATTTAAGAAAAAGCATGGTGCATTTGCAACCAGATATTGAAGTGCATTATCCAAGGACACGTGAGGAAGTAAAACTGATGGAGACACTTATGTATACCAGACCAAGGAAGGTTTTGGTTGAGCAaaccaaaaatgaatattttgaacTCAAAGCTAATCTTCATGCAGAACCTGATTACCTGGAAGTTTTAGAGCAGCAAACATGA